The segment TTCCGTCCCAGCAAAGAAGAGGTTCAGAGCGGTCAGGACCAAGTTCTTCAGGTTGAATTCGGAGGAGGGGTTTCCTTTTTCCTTCGAGAGAAGAAACGGCAGGCAGGCATGGTGAGTGGAGGGACCGGGCAAGGAGCCAGGTGGGTTCAGAGGGTCctggggggggagcggggggaaGCAGTAGGGGGAAGACGGTCCGatggcgggggggggctcctgccgtCTGCATCGCAGGGAGAAGACGTGGCTTCTGGGAgggcttccccctcctccttcaggGTCTCCTGGAAGGGACCCCGGTGGGAatttccaccccctccccctccgcCTCCACCTTCTAGTCCCCCAGACCCCCAGGCTCCTCCGTGTGGGTGAGAAACTCCTGGCGGTACCTTCTCCATCTGGATGAGGAAGCAGTCGATGAAGTCGCGAGGGTTGCTGGGATCCAGCGTGGCCTGGTTGCTCTTGATCTTCCCAGCAATGAAGTCCTTCAGGTCCTCAACCAGGTAATAGATGCGGTTGTGTCTCCCTGGCAGGTATTTCATGACGCCGGAGTACATGTCGTAGAGCTGGAAGGCAAAGAGGAGAAACCCGGCGTGTCTGCTGGGCACCCGTGGGGGGTTCCCTGGAACTGACCGGAGTCGCCCCAGGAGGGGCTTCCTGGCCCACTACCTGCGCCAGAGGGGTGCTCATCTCTATGAAGCTCTCGTTGATCATTTGCAGCAGGGAGAGGAAGGTCTTGTCCTCATAGTCAAAGCGGCTGCCAAAGACGACGGAGCTGATGACGTTGGAGACGGTGCGGCTGAGGAAGAAGGTGGGGTCGAAGGGCTGACCTGGCAGGTGGGAAGCGAAGGGACACCTGAGCCGGGGGCATGCGTGCCCAAGCTCCACCCAGGCCTTGTCGGCTGCGGTCATCACCGACCTTTGGTTTTCCTGATTTCCTCCACCAAGTACTGGGCCTCCTCCTGGATCCGCTCCTCAATGGACCTCTTGCCCATCCCAAAGTTCCTCAGGGTGGTGAGGGAGAAGCGACGGAGCTGCCTCCACCGTTCCCCGTTGGCCAAAGCGACGCCTGGTGGGAAGCAAGGGGTCCTGTTTCCTTGGAAGGCGCCGTCTTCAGCCCCATGGAAACATTTCCCCCTCCCACCGACCGAAGGAATGAGCCACgaaggagaggagggggctcCCACACGGCCTTCAACCTCCGCCCCCCACTGGGTCCTCTTGAGGAGACGCCCTGGACCCGGTCTACTCACCGAAACCATTGAAGTTCCGTTCAATGCTGGCGATTTCCCCCCTGCCGCTGAATTCCTCAGCCTGGTCCACCAGGGCTTCCTTCACTGTGTCGTGACCACACAGAACCACCACCCGCCGGGGGCCCAGGTAGACGGTGAACACGGGGCCGTATTTCTCCTTCAGCTGCAGGGAAGAGCAAGGGAAGGAGGCCAGCAAACGTAGGCCAGAGGCAGGAAAGGTTTCCTTTTGGGGGGTGGTCCTGGAGAAGCCCAGACCCTCTACTCTCCGGGAAGGATTCCAACAGCCTCGATGAGCCATTCAGAGATACATCCGCCAGCCCCGGAGCCTGTGCCCCCCGAGGGCCAATGGTGGGGTGGCATCGCCTGCAAGACCCAGGGCTCCCGCTGGCTGGGGTGCTGCCAAGCCAGGCTCGGGGGGGAGCCCTTCCCCCATTTTCCATGGAGCCCTggtggtgggaggtgtgtgtgtgtgtgtgtctgtaggcCTCTCTCCCCCGACACCCCCTTGCCCCCCAAGGGGAGGCCACTCACCGCCAGGAAGGACTTGAAGGGCTGGCTGGTCTTCACCTGCAGGATGTTGCCCAGGAAGGGCAGTGGGGGGGGTCCCGGGGGCAGCCTCCCTTCTTTGTGCATCCGCTTCCAGGCAGAGATGACCAGCAAGCAAGAGGCGCAAATGCCCAGGAAGATGCCCACGGTGCCCCCGAGCTCCATGGTGACCAGGCGGGAAATGCAACGGGCCCCCCAGGACCCGCTGCTATTTATCCGCCCTGAAACCCGGGAGCTGAGCAGGAAAAGGAGATTGGGTTTCAAAGCCACGTTTGCTGGCCACCTGGCAGGGAGGGGGCATCTCCCCGGGCAGGGAGGGCTCGCGGAAGGCTCAGGCGAGAGGAGCGTTGCCATCCCCCCACCTGGGCTGGGGCAGGAAGGCGGAGTCTCCGGGGGGGCAGAGATTTTCCAGACCCCAATGGACGGGCCAGTCTGCCTTTCTGAGGCTGGTGAGGTTTGGCCACTCAAACCACCGGGGAGACCCTCTTCACCCAACTCTCAGAGAGCAGAACGGGGGGAGGGCAGtgtcgttgtgagccgcccggagtccttcGGGGTTGGGTGACCTACAAATGAAacgaaatcaaatcaaatccaaacAAACGCTGGGAGGTTTTGTCAGCAACGTCCGGACGGCCAAGTGACCCTTCAAGGGTGGTTTGAAAGGGTCTTCTGGGGGTCTGGACTTGATGCCTCTGGGCACCAGGTGGGGCAGAATCTTCACCGAGTGCATTACAAAATACGCAGTCCACTTCGAATTAAAAACCAAAGAAGGAGCTCTGGCCTGCTGGAAGGAAAGGTCAGTCCAGCTCGACTTGGGGGGGTGAGGGGCTGCGCTTGCAACCAGGTTTTCTCTATTGACCTGTCCAGTCCATGTCTGGAGGAGACGGAAACATCCTGCGTCCTTCAACCAGATTCCTTCTTGGCCACAGCAGTActtaggggggggggagcctcagagagcagggaggggctgcttggaccCCAACActccctcccccactctcccCACAGAGAAGCCCAAGGGGCAGGGCGCCAAAGGACCCAGGACCTCCCAGAGGCCAGGAAGATCTCAcagggctggccttctccaggtcccgttggcaggttggagggccttctctgtggctgccccagctctatggagtCAATTCCCCGCCCCTGATgtccagactgcccccaccctgctggccttccgaaaggctgtgaaggcttttccagcaggcctggaggctGTGAATGCCAACATCTTGTCACAGCCGAATTGTGAGTGTTTGCCATGGGTGTGCGTGGTGACTGGGTTACCGGGCTGGTTCCTTCTCAAGCGAAGGACGGTGGGTAAGGAGGGTGCCAAGGTCAACGCCCTGCCCTTGAAGGCAACCGcggattcccttcccttccatcacCAGTTGCATAACCGCCGTCCTGCTGGGCCCCTTTGGAGGACCTGGACCGATACTGGGGGAGGGTGGTGGTTATGTAAAGGCGATTGAGTTACGTCTTGACTGGCGTTACATAACCTGCTGGGAGGCAATAGCCCTGCCCTGCCCGTGTGTGGCGCAATCCCTTGGGAAGCAGAGGGGGGCGAGGGGGCAGCTGGGTGACGGTCAGCGCTGGCTGGGATGTCTCTGGGCTTCAGGGCGGCTGCGGGAAGGCTTCCAAGGTGGGGGTCTCATTGAGGAGATGGCTCAGCTCATCAAACAATCCTCTTTGGACTCTGCACAGGCCCCTTTGAGCAgggagcgggggggaggggggcgtttCTAAATTAAACCCCTCCGGTTTTGCAACTTCCATGAAGAAGGACAGCAGTCTCAgtttctggggggtggggggttcccCTTTCTTGCAACACGTCCCTTATTGTTTCCCCACTGAGAGTCTCAGGGTCGAACCTTGGTGTCTTGTTTGCTGAGGGCCGAGGAAGGCTGCCGGCCCCATCTGGCCCAGGGGGAAGCAGCACCGGGGGGCATGACGAGGGCCAGAGTTCAGGGCCGGCTGTCCGAGTGCAAACAAAGGTCAGGACTGCAGCCTTTCCTGGGCTCCATTGGGGGCTCAGCCAGAGGGTCCACTTCCCACCATGCTGTGAGTGTGAGAGTGCTTGTGTGGCCGGGCACGGCCTCAGAGGGGGGTGCTGCGGCCCCTCCCCATTTAGAGCTCTTGGGGAGGGTCTGCTCCGTGGTGGCCAGCAAGCGGGCCATCTTTTCCCCCAAGCAGCGGCACCTTCTCTGCACAGCAGGGGCTGCGGAAACCCCCTGCCCACCCCTGCAGTGCAGAGGTCTGCTCGGTTTGTTCCATTTGAGGGTCCACCGTGGAAAGGGCACCGTGGAATGTGGCCTTGCTGGCTGGAATGCCCTGCACATCTCTCCCCCGTGGCTCCTACGCTGCCTTCGTGTTCCAGCTGAGGCGGCCGTGGACCATGAGGTCCCAGAAGGGACAGTTTCAGACATCTCCACCACACTTGCTGGAGGGACCCAGCCGGCCCCCTTCCTGTTGGGGGCCCCCAGGACGCAGCAACCCCCCCGGCAATTCACTCCaggcaggaagcaaggaaaccctcttgaagccccctcccctcccttataAACAGCCCAAAGCAATGCTGGGCATCAGGTCTGGCAGCTTGCCTTGCCCTCTGGAGGTGCCCCCGCCCTGTGAAATTCCACTTGTGGAAGGGGTTACACAACGCTCACGTGCACCAGGGCTCCTGTGAACATCACGGCTGTTTCTGTCCCGGCGCTCAGGGGCCGAGCCCAAAGGAGCCCAGCCCCCGCAGACAAAGGGCTGGCCCGGCCCTGCACGAGCCCCGTGGGAACCCCGGAGAGGGCCAGGAAACCGGAGCTCCCATTGTGAGCGGGGAAAGAGGCTTAGCCAGAGGACGCTTATGTAAAGCCCCCTCCCTTCGTGAGGCAGCCtttgggggggggtcagagggtCGCAGCCACAGGGGGGGCAGAGAAGAGACGAGGCTCTCTTGCTCTCCAGCCGCAGGAGGGTCCGAGGCACGGGAAGTGGGTGAAGGGAGCGTCCAGAAGGGCTCCGTCCAGGTCAGGGGTCGAGGCGGCCCTGGGCACGTGCCCCCACCCCCATCGTGCCATTCCTGCGGATTTGCTACAAACCAAACAACTGGATGTAACTGGATCTGCCAAACAGGTGCTGGTGAGCGCTTTGAAACGCTCCTGCTATGCACCCGGCATTCCTCTGGCTGGTGGCTTCTCCAGATAGAAACCCAACGGGTGGAACGGCAGAGGGCAGCATCCCTGACCGCCATTTGGCAGAGTTCTGCTCCCTTGTTGCCTGAGTTGTGGCTGTGTTTCTATTTGTGGTGCCCTGTGGCTGCAGGACAGCAGGTGAGCAGTCACAGCGGCCGAGGCTGGCAGCACCGGGGGCTGGCACGGCTCCTGGCCTCAGCGCGGCACGTAGGCTTGCCCAGAAGTTGGCAACTGGGCTTCCGCTGGCCTGGCTGACCACGGCGGCTGCCACCCAACGCCCGCTGTGGGGGCTGTGCTTCAAAGAGGGGGCTCGGCTTTTGCCTTGAGGGCACAATGACCTGTGCCGGGTGGGCAGCTTCCAGCCCCCTCCCCGTTGCCTCCCCCCACAAAGCCAAAAACTGGCTAAAGTGGAGGAACTCAGGGGATTGCAAAGCAGGGGTTGACCCAGGAAACATCTGAAACCGGAAGATGCTCCAATGCAAAATTGAACACACCCCCAATCTCAGGGAAGAAGCCCTGCGGTTTTCTGACAGTGGATGGCAGCTGTTGAGGGCGTTCAGGGTCTGGGGGATGtctaggagggggggagaagtttCATCCTAATTGTGATCCTGACCCTGGAAAGGCTGCATTGCAAGGGCATCTCTCTGTCCCCAGGTCACCAGGCAGGGCTGACCCACGGACTCCTTGGCCCCCGTCACTCACTTGCCCTGCCGTCCTTTCAGCCCTCTCCTCTGGACGGtggattatattataattatatttatatttatattatatttatattaattatattattatattatattaattatattacattatgttatattattatgtttacattattatatattatttccaTTTCTAGGGCACCCTTCTGCGGAGACTCAGGGCCGCTTACAACCTCGTGGCCATAGACCAGCACCTTCTTCTTCCTGGCTGCGTTTCCACAAATAACTCGGATCAGGTTCCGTGGCTGCACTTGACCAATATTTCACCTAGCATCATCCTGGATTAAtctttttcttggggggggggtgttagcgaAACAAGTGAATGTAGGTGAGTTGAGTGCAGCGAGGAGTGACTCTGCAGCTGAACTCTGCCCCTGGGCCCCCAAAGCTCCTGGCCTGAGCAAGGGGAAGCCCACCTAGAGGGGGCACCCGTGGCCCCTGTGCATAGACTTCCTGAGTGTCCCACCTGAAGCCACCTGGTCCGGGACAGGATGGGGGGCGAGGCCCCTCGTGGCTTTTCGTGGCAGCGTGCTGGGCAGACAACTGTTTTTCTGGCCTTTGTGCTGCCCGA is part of the Erythrolamprus reginae isolate rEryReg1 chromosome 11, rEryReg1.hap1, whole genome shotgun sequence genome and harbors:
- the LOC139174202 gene encoding cytochrome P450 2G1-like isoform X2 — encoded protein: MATLLSPEPSASPPCPGRCPLPARWPANVALKPNLLFLLSSRVSGRINSSGSWGARCISRLVTMELGGTVGIFLGICASCLLVISAWKRMHKEGRLPPGPPPLPFLGNILQVKTSQPFKSFLALKEKYGPVFTVYLGPRRVVVLCGHDTVKEALVDQAEEFSGRGEIASIERNFNGFGVALANGERWRQLRRFSLTTLRNFGMGKRSIEERIQEEAQYLVEEIRKTKGQPFDPTFFLSRTVSNVISSVVFGSRFDYEDKTFLSLLQMINESFIEMSTPLAQLYDMYSGVMKYLPGRHNRIYYLVEDLKDFIAGKIKSNQATLDPSNPRDFIDCFLIQMEKEKGNPSSEFNLKNLVLTALNLFFAGTETVSSTLRFGLLFLMKYPEVEEMVHKEVEQVIGPNRLPATEDRPKMPYTDAVIHEIQRLTDIVPMGVPHTVIRDTQFRGYLLPKGTDVFPLIGSALRDPKYFSDPENFNPGHFLDGNGRFKKNEAFVPFSSGKRVCLGESMARMELFLYFTTMLQKFSLKSPLHPKDIDVSPKMSGFGNIPPVYQLSMLPR
- the LOC139174202 gene encoding cytochrome P450 2G1-like isoform X1; this encodes MATLLSPEPSASPPCPGRCPLPARWPANVALKPNLLFLLSSRVSGRINSSGSWGARCISRLVTMELGGTVGIFLGICASCLLVISAWKRMHKEGRLPPGPPPLPFLGNILQVKTSQPFKSFLALKEKYGPVFTVYLGPRRVVVLCGHDTVKEALVDQAEEFSGRGEIASIERNFNGFGVALANGERWRQLRRFSLTTLRNFGMGKRSIEERIQEEAQYLVEEIRKTKGQPFDPTFFLSRTVSNVISSVVFGSRFDYEDKTFLSLLQMINESFIEMSTPLAQLYDMYSGVMKYLPGRHNRIYYLVEDLKDFIAGKIKSNQATLDPSNPRDFIDCFLIQMEKEKGNPSSEFNLKNLVLTALNLFFAGTETVSSTLRFGLLFLMKYPEVEVSEACPALPCLLAPSELRGPGSLQKVSLMLWQRWSTRRLSRSSAPIAFRPRKTVRRCPTRMP
- the LOC139174202 gene encoding cytochrome P450 2G1-like isoform X3 — encoded protein: MATLLSPEPSASPPCPGRCPLPARWPANVALKPNLLFLLSSRVSGRINSSGSWGARCISRLVTMELGGTVGIFLGICASCLLVISAWKRMHKEGRLPPGPPPLPFLGNILQVKTSQPFKSFLAETFPASGLRLLASFPCSSLQLKEKYGPVFTVYLGPRRVVVLCGHDTVKEALVDQAEEFSGRGEIASIERNFNGFGVALANGERWRQLRRFSLTTLRNFGMGKRSIEERIQEEAQYLVEEIRKTKGQPFDPTFFLSRTVSNVISSVVFGSRFDYEDKTFLSLLQMINESFIEMSTPLAQLYDMYSGVMKYLPGRHNRIYYLVEDLKDFIAGKIKSNQATLDPSNPRDFIDCFLIQMEKEKGNPSSEFNLKNLVLTALNLFFAGTETVSSTLRFGLLFLMKYPEVEEMVHKEVEQVIGPNRLPATEDRPKMPYTDAVIHEIQRLTDIVPMGVPHTVIRDTQFRGYLLPKGTDVFPLIGSALRDPKYFSDPENFNPGHFLDGNGRFKKNEAFVPFSSGKRVCLGESMARMELFLYFTTMLQKFSLKSPLHPKDIDVSPKMSGFGNIPPVYQLSMLPR